In the Streptomyces fradiae ATCC 10745 = DSM 40063 genome, CCCCGGTCCGGGTCGACGACGATGCGGTGGTAGACGGCCTTGGAGACCGGCACGGCGATGCAGGGCAGGAGCACCAGCAGGGAGGCCGCGGAGACGGCGAGCCACACTCCGGCGTCCTCCGGGAGGGCGTCGAACCCCAGTCGCACGACGTGGGCGAGGTAGAGGCCGACGCAGATCGCGGTCCAGGTCCTCGGGAGTCGTTCTCGGTACACGTGGGGTGGCCTTCCGGGCTTCGAGGGGACCGGCGCGGTCCGCACGGGCTCGGGGGAAACCCTATGCGCAGCGGCCCCGTTCGCGTGTCACGGGCCCCGGGTCCGGTCCACCGCCCGGCAGGCCCGGCCGTCCGGTTCGGCCCGCGGCTGTCCGGCACAGGGCCGGCGGCCCGGCGTCACCGGGTGCGGGTGGCCTCCAGGGTGCGGGCCACCCTCGGGCCGAGCCAGCGCTTGAGCCTGCGCAGCGGTTCGAGCCCGTGGGCGGCCCGGTCGATCCGGTAGTACAGCTGGGGCGGTACGTGCGGGAGGAGCGGGGAGTGCCGCTGGCCGAGGAGCGCGAACATCTGCCGGGGCTCCAGGCGCGCGTACCGGGGCAGGTTCTCGTACCAGCGGGCGCTGTAGCGGGCGGCGCTCTGCAGGGGCAGCAGCGCGGCGGTGCGCTCGCGTTCGTAGCGGCCGAGCGCGTGGCGCGGGGTGGGGGTCGCGCGCAGCGCGTCGGCGAGCGCCATGGCGTCCTCCAGGGCGAGGGTGGTGCCGGCGCCGATGGAGTAGTGGGTGGTGTGGGCGGCGTCGCCGACGAGGACGAGGTTGCCGTGGTACCAGCGGTCGTTGGTGAGGGTGCGGAACGACTGCCAGGGCGCGCGGCCGTCCTTGCGCGGCCCGCCGAGGAGGCGGTGGCCGTCCAGCGGCCCGGCGAAGAGGTCCTGGAGCGTGCCGAGGCAGGAGGCGTGGTCCATGCGGTCGAGTTCCAGGGCCTGCCAGGTGCGGGGCGCGCACTCGACGACGCAGGTGCTGCGGTCGGGGGCGTACGGGTAGGCGTAGCACCAGATCCAGCCGTGCGGGGTCTCGGTGAAGGCGAAGGTGAAGGTGTCGACCGCCTTCGTGGTGCCGAGCCAGACGTACTTGTTGCGGCCGTAGCCGGCCCTGGTGCCGAAGTGGTGGGCGTGGCGGGTGCGCAGGGCGCTGTGGACGCCGTCGCCCGCGACGACGAGGTCGGCGTCCGGGAGGGTGTCGGCGCGGCCGATCTCGTGGCCGTGGCGGAGCCGCACGCCCAGCTCCTCGGCGCGGCGGGCGAGGATGTCCAGCAGGCGGTGGCGGCCGATGCCGAAGCCCTGGTCGCCGGGGCGGGTGGTCGTCGTTCCGTGGATGTGGGCGGTGCCGCCGGTCCAGGTGGCGGAGGCGGCCGCGACGGCCTGGGCGGACGGGGGGTCGTAGGTGTGGAGCTTCTCCAGCAGTCCGCCCCAGTAGGTGACGCCCCAGCCGTAGGTGGAGCCGGCCGGGTCGCGTTCGTGGACCGTGACGTCGTGGTCCGGGTTCTGCCGCTTGAGCAGGATGGACAGGTAGAGCCCGGCGGGTCCGCCGCCGACGCAGACGACCTTCACGTGCGTACCTCTCCCACCTTCGCCGCTTGCCTGCTTCGCGGCGAAAAGTAGCATTCGCCCGCGCGGCCGACGGGGAGGACACGTCGGGTCGTGGGCGCCGGCGGCTCAGCGGCGGCGCGGGGGGCGGACGGCCCGGCCGATGGTGAAGTGGAAGTCCCGCAGGGTGCAGGCGGCCAGCGGGCGCAGGCCCGCCAGGTAGCCGAGCGGGGCGCCGGGGGCGGTGCGCAGGCGCGTCCGGGTGAGCCAGGCGCTGCCGGTGGCGCGCAGCGGCACCTCGAGGGGGGCTCCCGTGCGCGTCCGGGGCGGGCTGGAACAGCCGCGCGCGGACCGGGAGGCGGCCGGGGAGGCGCAGGAGGGGGCGGTGGAGGGCGGTTGCCTGCGGGGCGCGCCCGCCGCCGGGCCGGGCCTCCTCGGCGCGCGGCCCGGTGCGCGGCGGGGTGCCCCGCCATGGGCCGTCCGGGGACGCGGTGGGCGGCGCCGGGGTGCTCGGGAGCGCGGTGTCCGGGAGCGCGGTGTCCGGGGGTGAGGTGTCCGGGGGTGAGGTGTCTGGGGGCGCGGGGGCGACCGGCGGCGCGGGAGAGCCGGGCGGGGCAGGGGCGGCCGGGCCGAAGGAGAGCACGGCGAGCCGCTTGGGGATGCCCCACAGGGCGCGGCCGGCCTCCACCGACCGCGGGTCGTCCACCCATGCCTCCACCGCGCAGCCGCCGATCGCCGTGCCGTGCCGCACGGCGAGGGCGACCAGCAGTTCGCGGTACGCCAGGGTGCCGCCCGGCCGGTAGTCCACCCAGAACACGCCCACCACACGGCGCCGGCCGAACCGCAGCGGGCGCACCCCGGGGGCCAGGGGCCAGGGCGGGAGGCGGTCCTCGGGGACCAGCCACAGGGCGGCGTGCGCGGTGCCGCGAAGGTGCCAGGGAGGGGGTGGGCCGCTCATCCTGCGCGCCCTCCTCGCGCGCGGGTGCGTACCGAACCGGGTCCGTCGCGTCCGTCCACGCCAGTGGCCTTCCCCGCGCGCCTGGGTGCGTACCGTCCGGGGCGCGCCGGGCTTCGAACGGCTCCAGCGGGCCGACCTCCCCGCGGCCGCGGGATGCGGCGCGGTGGGGCGGCCGGCCTTCCCGGCACGCCGAGCCCTCCGTGCCCCCGGGTTTCGGGGAACCTCCGGGCTTCCCCGGCGGCCCTCGGGCGGGGAGCCTCCGGAGTACCGGCTGCGGCGGCGCGTCCACCGGGCCGCGTCGGCGGGGCGCCGGGTGCCGGCGCGCTGCCCGCGGGCGCGGGCGCCGAGGCGGCGAGGCCGCGCCGGCACGGGCTCGGCACGGCGACGGCGGACCTCGCCGGGCGCCCCCACTCGGCCGCGCGGGCGCGCGGCCGGGACCGGTTCGGCCGGCTGCTCGCCGCCGATCCGAGGTGTTC is a window encoding:
- a CDS encoding FAD-dependent monooxygenase, whose translation is MKVVCVGGGPAGLYLSILLKRQNPDHDVTVHERDPAGSTYGWGVTYWGGLLEKLHTYDPPSAQAVAAASATWTGGTAHIHGTTTTRPGDQGFGIGRHRLLDILARRAEELGVRLRHGHEIGRADTLPDADLVVAGDGVHSALRTRHAHHFGTRAGYGRNKYVWLGTTKAVDTFTFAFTETPHGWIWCYAYPYAPDRSTCVVECAPRTWQALELDRMDHASCLGTLQDLFAGPLDGHRLLGGPRKDGRAPWQSFRTLTNDRWYHGNLVLVGDAAHTTHYSIGAGTTLALEDAMALADALRATPTPRHALGRYERERTAALLPLQSAARYSARWYENLPRYARLEPRQMFALLGQRHSPLLPHVPPQLYYRIDRAAHGLEPLRRLKRWLGPRVARTLEATRTR